The sequence TCGAGCCAACCAATCCCGTGCTGAAGCGGACCATTGACAAAATGAACTCCAGTGGCTGTAAGGTACTATCATACATCCTATACGCACATGGACAGACATTTTTTGCTCTCGGTGATTATAGATGAGAACTGTCAATGCATTCTTTGAGAGTGGTCAATGAAACCTGATCTGCAATTATCTGGAGCCCCTGTTTAATGTGGGCCACTGTCTGTCTGCTAAGTCTAGTGTTCCTGACGACAACTCGAAAGCCAGTGACATTTCCCCACAAAGGTTAGATGCTGTATCGCTGTCCCACTCTCTTTCACACAGATGCACTCCAGAAATAGATGACTGATTGGAATAGTTGTAAGGTTTTCTGCTGTGTCACTCAACGCTCGCAAGGGGGCTAGGTGTCAAAACTAGAAGCTGCAGTGGTgctatttttaaagaatgaGTGCAGCTGTTTCAACAAAGCCTGTAAAACGTTGAGCTAGAATCATGCATCAGAGTATGATAAAAttgattaaaattaattaatgaatTTACTTTGTTGTTTCAGTCTTGTATTGGTCTTAATAACTACTCAATTAGAGTGAGATGAAGCTATAAAATATGGTCAACCtgttaaaggaaaatataattccttgcaaaagtattcccacaCAATGTCTTGTTATATTTTAGTGTATTTAGTAGAAATTTAGGTAAGCAACACAAAATGGTGAATATTAGTGAAGatggaaaataatgcaaaataaaattcagaaaagtttggcatttgtattcagtcgcCTTGAGTATATACTCTGTAATTACTGTGAAGTTCTTTAAGATATGACTCTAAAATATTTGTACATCTAAAGTTATAATtttttacccattcttctttgcaaaaaagcttCAACCTTACTCTGACTGGATGGAGAGAATATTCAAACTCCAAGTATCCCTCcactctcaagtcttttgcagtcataacataatttttcttccagggttgttTTGTTATCAGctcccctgtctctgctgaagaaatacATCCATGCAGCACAATGCTGCTACTTctttggggatggtgtgttcagggttagtTGTCAGCTGCATATAGTGATTTGCATGGCAGCTAAAAAGcttaattttagtctcatcagaaaagaaaaccttttttttttttctttacaaatttgCTGTATCAttcatgacttgtggcaaactgcttATGGcttttttcaacaatggctttcttcttgccacttgtCCCTAAAGGTTGGATATGTGGAGTTCACAACTATTAGTAGTCCTGTCtaaagattctcccacctgagctgcggTGAAAAgaagctcctccaaagttaccatgggcctctaggctgcttctctgattaatgctctccttggctGGCATGTTTGACTAGATGACTGGCCATGTCTTTGCAGGTTTGCAGTCAAGTCATACTTTTGACTGTTTGTTACttggggttttatttagggatatcagaaTAAAGAGGGGACTGGAAAAAAATATGAACACCACGTACTGTTTTCCCTCCATTTCACAAATACGTGCTACTACGTTGATCTATCACAAATAATGTTGCTGATCgaagaaataaaacatagatttaaaacaaattatgcTGTCAGAGCTGGAACTACTTACATTTACTGCTGTTTaggaataaatgtttatttaggcAGAAGATAAGTTGCTGTCCTTCAAGGAATTTGTTGCTACACATTTTTAACCTTCAAACttgatctttgtttttttctcaggtCTACTTTGGCCGCTGGCTTATTGAAGGCAGTCTTTACGTAGTTCTGATAGATGTCAGCTTCACTGCCTGGTCTTTGGACCGCTGGAAGAGTGAGCTGTGGAAGCTCTGTGCCATCGGCGTGCCGTGGTTCGACCGTGAGGCCAACGATGCCGTGCTGTTTGGCTTCCTCACCGCCTGGCTCTTGGGAGAGGTCAGCATCAGGGTTTGATTGTGTGCAATGTAAATGTTTGATCTCTAAGTCACTTGTCTTACAGTATTTGCTTAAGTCGATGAAAGGAAAAATACCATGAGGAGGATACAAAgttgtttgttttagaaatgaTAAATTGTGGTTTTACTgttttgtgtaattttttttttttaggaaaattatagaagttttttttgtttaaactatTTGCTACCATCTGTTGTTTTATGAACTGATGGTTaaaatgaaattatgaaatacattgaaattttaAAGTAATCATACTTAAAAAACTGTAGAAAGTTCCTAAGGAATAACTAGCTTCCTTTTAATTCATCGGAACCTAGAAAATCGGACTTGATTTCAGTTAGTGAACAcattaaatgtcaaaataaataaataaaacatgaaaaaaaaaagagtaatcCTACAACTAGGTATAGTAGcacctttttctgtttgttggaaGCTGGTTGTTTTTACCTGAAtcagcattcactttaaaaaaaaaaaaaggagggaaacatctgaaaaaaagaTTGGGTTTGATGCTCATTATCACGTTTgaacttcaaagagttttgaTTTGTTTACTATCACCATTAGCTGGTCCAAATtccaaaaatgtataaaaacacagAGTCCTCAAACCACATGGCAGAAAACCAGTCTGAtatcctttctttttttaattcacaGTTAGATATTTGCAAAGATCTAAATAATGTCTCAGCATTTAAAGAGCGGAAAAATTCCTCGGAATAAAAATTGCTAATTTTGGGCgtagaagaaaacatgtttgaagAAAAAGGGATGCGAAGACttatgaaaagaaaatctgCTCAGTTGTTAACCTCACTGGTAATTAGAGCCTGGTTTGGCTCGTTTTGCAGTCAAATAGTACAGGGAACATCTGACTGAAAAAGGAAATACCAGTTGGAAGTAAAGGTGATACAGACTGACTTCTTCTACAACGTAATGCTTTCAAAACACACCTCAATATTACCAGCAAACGATCTAAAGAAGTGTGGACAACATTGGCTCTGAAAATATACGTAAATTATCTGCAGGATCTCTGCAGGACTTCATACTTGCATGCCTTTAAAGCTGTGATTTTTAATATTGCAGTATGCAGCTCAGTCTGAGGAGCCTCCACACATTGTGGCCCACTTCCATGAGTGGCTGGCTGGCCTGGGCTTGGTGCTGTGTAGACAGAGACAGCTTCCTGTGGCAACTATTTTCACCACCCATGCTACACTGCTGGGCCGCTACCTGTGTGCTGGAAACGTGGACTTCTACAACAACCTTGCAGAGGTAAACGTTTGTTTCTGTGTCTTTTCCAACATTTGATTAGAAATATTTGGAAATAAATTTCTTAATGTAGAAGTTAACTttgatgttttggttttttttttttttacatagggcaaaaataagaaaataaaagcctgaTTGCTTTATTGAATATGTTTTGGGGTGCTACTGAATTTTGTGGACGCTACAATCAGTTTACCACATGTTCTTCCTCTTTCCTGCTCGACTCAGTTCAACGTGGATAAAGAAGAAGGAGATCGGCAGATTTACCATCGCTACTGTCTGGAGCGGGCGGCTGCACACTGCACTCATGTCTTCACCACCGTGTCACAAATTACAGCCATCGAGGCCGAGCACCTGCTCAAAAGGAAACCTGGTATGTTGGGTTGGACTCGGCTCGCAGGAAATTGCTTCTTATGATCtttacggacacagagacatTACATCTCACTGATAATGGGTATGATGTGTTCTTcatgtttttccacagacattgtcaCTCCAAACGGGCTCAATGTGAAGAAGTTCTCTGCTATGCATGAGTTTCAAAACCTCCACGCTCAGAGCAAGAATCGCATTCAGGAGTTTGTCAGGGGTCACTTCTATGGGTCAGTATTGAAAACGTGACAAAGCAGGAGAGTCTTAATGTGCTTCAGTCAATTACTGCTGAGTTAAAGACTTGGAATGCTAAACATtggaaaatttgtttaattgaATGTTTAATATAAAAGTATGGGACTTATCAGTTTGTATTGACCACCAGGAACCTTGACTTCAACCTGGACAAGTGTCTGTTCCTCTTCATAGCTGGAAGGTATGAATTCTCCAACAAAGGAGCCGACATCTTCCTGGAGGCTTTAGCCAGACTCAACTATCTACTGAGAGTAAGTTTGTGAAGACGTTCCTGCTGTACAGGTTCAATCTCAGGTGTAAAGAGCTGAACTACATGTCCTGCTTATCCACAGGTTAACCACAGCGATGTAACTGTTATAGCTTTCTTCATCATGCCAGCTCGGACCAATAACTTCAATGTGGAGACATTGAAGGGCCAAGCAGTCAGGAAGCCGCTCTGGTGAGGCTGGTTTTTTGGTAATGTTTTATATCTGCGTTTTGTAGCGCCATTTATGTGactaaagatttttcttttctgtcgtTTCTGGTAGGGACACTGCTCAGACTGTGAAGCACCGCTTTGGAAAGAAACTTTATGAATCACTCCTAATGTAAGTTGACCACAATTTGATGCCACTCCATGTTGAGCAATGTGTGTTTGAAccctataaaaaaaacaatagaagcaattttcagtaaaaaaaaaaaacaaacatgtatttttattagacctggatttacagtgccttgcaaaaatccTTACACCCCTTAAATcttatcacattacaactacaaatctgacctttattgaaaagtggcaagaagaaagcaaaacaATTAAGTCCTATCTGCAGTTTGCCACGCAGCAAACCTGTGGAAGACGATGCTCTGGTCGGATAAGAGCAAAACTGAATATTTCGGCCTgtatgcaaaacactgtgtgaaTAAAATGTACACTGCTCAGAACCCTTTATATCACTGCCACatgatggtgacagcatcatgctttggggatacattattcagcagggacagggaagctggtcagggttgatggattgaccttccagcagaacaatgaccctaaattTACTCTGagttacaatggaatggtttagacaaGAGCATTTTCATCTATTAAATgggctagtcaaagtccagatctaaatccaatagagaatctgttggAAGATCTTGAAAGTGACTTTTACAGTTGCTCTCCATGCAGTCTGacagagcttgagctatttggaAACAGCAGTGGtgaaaaacatcagtctctaaatgtgcaaagctagtagagacacACACTAAAATacttgcagctgtgattgcagCAATAGGTGGTTCTATAAAGTTTTGACTCATGAAGCTGAATGTAAATGCACTTCCgacttttttttgcaaaacattttgaacgCCATGTAATTATTTCCTTCCATATAACAATATGTCCTACATTGTTATTGTATGaatctatcacacaaaatctcaACAGAAactgtttgtggctgtaacatgacaaaatcacACAACATTCAGCACAAAAGAGAAAAGCTGGAGTTTTATTTATCATAGTCTTATCAAACTATTTATACAGATTCATCTGTTCTAGGAAATGAAGAATAAAAAGTTGAGTCCGGATTATTTGTTCCACCAAAACCTAAATTAATTGCACAAACCATTTTTTGTTACTTGTGGGTTTCCAGTGGTCAGCTGCCAGACGTGTCAAAGATGCTGGACAAAGAGGACTTCACCATAATGAAGCGTGCCATCTTTGCGACTCAGAGGCAGTGCCAGCCGCCAGTCTGCACCCACAACATGCTGGAGGACAGCAGCGACCCCATCCTCAACTGTGTCCGGCGCATCGGCCTTTTCAACAGCTCCGCTGACCGAATTAAGGTACAAGGCGAGATGGGAGGCTTGGCTGAGAGATTGGTTGTCATCTTTTACGAGTGCACAGTGTCTCTAAATTATTGGATATGTATTAATGGAAATGCACCTCTTCCAATAAATTGCATGGAGGCATTGCATTGCACTGTGTCATAATACTTCTACGTAAAGACGCAGTTCACCTTTTGGGTCTTGGACAAATAAGGTGTCTCTTCACTGAGGCAGATGGCTTCACTGTTAGTTTTTAGAAAATCAGCCCTCTCAGCGGCTGGAAtctaagaaatctgaaaatttcCATGATCGAGCGCTAGACCATGCAGCTGCTCAAGGTTCAAAAATTGTTCCTGGTAagttgcagttttgttttttagattttcatattttgaaTTTTGCTTGTCTGTATGAGAGAAAGAGAGGTACTGTGTTTTCCCTCCCTGTCCAGAAAAGGCAGTATCACCATGGCAGCCAGGGACTCTGTTTCTCAGGTGTGACCCTAACAGGAGACAGTtgaaactacaggtccttctcaaaaatttgcatattgtgataaagttcattattttccataatgtcatgatgaaaatttaacattcatatattttagattcattgcacactaactgaaatatttcaggtcttttattgtcttaataaggatgattttggcatacagctcatgaaaacccaaaattcctatctcacaaaattagcatataattaaaagggtctctaaacgagctatgaacctaatcatctgaatcaacgagttaactctaaacacctgcaaaagattcctgaggcctttaaaactcccagcctggttcatcactcaaaaccccaatcatgggtaagactgccgacctgactgctgtccagaaggccactattgacaccctcaagcaagagggtaagacacagaaagaaatttctgaacgaataggctgttcccagagtgctgtatcaaggcacctcagtgggaagtctgtgggaaggaaaaagtgtggcagaaaacgctgcacaacgagaagaggtgaccggaccttgaggaagattgtggagaagggccgattccagaccttgggggacctgcggaagcagtggactgagtctggagtagaaacatccagagccaccgtgcacaggcgtgtgcaggaaatgggctacaggtgccgcattccccaggtcaagccacttttgaaccagaaacagcggcagaagcgcctgacctgggctacaaagaagcagcactggactgttgctcagtggtccaaagtacttttttcggatgaaagcaaattctgcatgtcattcagaaatcaaggtgccagagtctggatgaagactggggagaaggaaatgccaaaatgccagaagtccagtgtcaagtacccacagtcagtgatggtctggggtgccgtgtcagctgctggtgttggtccactgtgttttatcaagggcagggtcaatgcagctagctatcaggagattttggagcacttcatgcttccatctgctgaaaagctttatggagatgaagatttcatttttcagcacgacctggcacctgctcacagtgccaaaaccactggtaaatggtttactgaccatggtatcactgtgttcaattggcctgccaactctcctgacctgaaccccatagagaatctgtgggatattgtgaagagaacgttgagagactcaagacccaacactctggatgagctaaaggctgctatcgaagcatcctgggcctccataagacctcagcagtgccacaggctgattgcctccatgccacgccgcattgaagcagtcatttctgcaaaaggattcccgaccaagtattgagtgcataactgtacatgattatttgaaggttgacgttttttgtattaaaaacacttttcttttattggtcggatgaaatatgctaattttgtgagataggaattttgggttttcatgagctgtatgccaaaatcatccgtattaagacaataaaaacctgaaatatttcagttagcgtgcaatgaatctaaaatatatgaatgttaaattttcatcatgacattatggaaaataatgaactttatcacaatatgctaatattttgagaaggacctgtatagtttcACAGTAAAGCCAATTGATGTTCctctaaaaaaaaagagtgtAACTAACGAATCCAACCATAGATGGGAGAAAAAGTAATGttgacctttcaaaataaagctcacAAGAAGCTTTGCCTTTCATGGTTCAGTTATTAGAAACGTCCGTTCCACATTCCACATTGGTGGGTTTGAtcccagcttcctcctgccacctgttgatgtgcccctgggcaaggcatgTTGAGTGGttagtatgactagaaaagctcTTTATAAATTTGGTCTTTTTCCTATTCCTAGGAGGCAATAAACCCTGCAGTTAAGGCATGTTAGGTTTTAACCAGCAATGAAAAAGGCCTTTTGGTGTTTGATCGTACACACCAAAGGAGAAGCACCATGAAAGGTTCTTGAGAAATGTTTTGACTTTAcagactttttttaattttcttgttcTGTAAGAACATTTTACACAACTAATTAATTATGACCAAGTTTACATTATCCAACTTTTAGGATGCTTTGTTATGAACAGGGACTAGTTTACTGCTTAGATTGAAACCATAAAACCTAGTTTCCTGTTCTGGTACTGGATAGCGTTTCCTTCTCCCACAGATCATCTTCCACCCAGAGTTCCTTTCGTCCACTTCTCCTCTGCTTCCCATGGATTTTGAGGAGTTTGTAAGAGGCTGCCACCTTGGTGTCTTCCCTTCTTATTATGAGCCTTGGGGTTATACACCAGGTATGACACATTGTTGCTGACATCTTTGATATGTTCCTCAAGTTATATGAACCactttgtaatgtttttgtcatAAACAGCTGAGTGCACGGTGATGGGTATTCCATCCATATCCACTAATCTGTCAGGCTTTGGATGTTTCATGGAGGAACACATAGCAGACCCCTCAGCGTATGATGTGTACCTTTACTCACCTTACTTCCTTTTTTAACAACTGTTGCCACATTGATGAGAAAGATTGCATTTCACATTATGCCCTTATCCCTGACAGGTATttacatccttgaccagcgctACAAGGACGTCGACGAGTCGTGCAACCAGCTCACTTCCTTCCTTTTCCAGTTCTGCAAGCAGAGCCGACGCCAGCGGATCATCCAGAGGAATTGCACAGAGCGCCTGAGTGACCTCCTGGACTGGAGATACCTTGGCAGAGTACGGCTACAAATCCTGAACATAATATTTGATACATGCATCAACTTTAACTTGACCTTTTTGCCCTTCTCCTCTGCTTTAGTATTATATAGCTGCCCGTCATATGGCCCTGGCTAAGGCCTTCCCTGACACCTACATATATGAGCCTCATGAGCCCTCTCCGGTAAGCTGATGTGTGATATTATGGCGGAGGAATTGCTAGATACAGTCTAAGCCTCCAAGTTAAAATGTCAGGTTTTCATGATGTAAAAAATGAGCCCAAGAGTAATGAATTCAGAACTTTTTCCAATTGATGTGGAGAAGTCTTGAGGATCTGTTCCCTAAACTGACTTTTATTTGGAGCTGTTCATATTGTCCCCCATCTTAACTTAGCCCCAGTTCCACCTGAAGTATAGAcagccccaaaccatgatgctaccactgCCATGCTTCCACTATGGGTATGGTGATCTTTTCCCAATGTGCAAGGTTGTTTTTGGACCAAACAACTTCTGGGATGATGGCCAACAATTTCCACCTTAGTTTAATGAGTCTATATCAGTTTCCTacagatgtttttattaaatttagacAGGCTTGGATGCTTTTCAATGCTCAGATTTagaacacaagtgatttctgaACATGCTCTACACAGCCAATACTTTCCTGAAAgtcctgcagctccttaaaAGTGGCTGCAGGCCTCTTGGCAGCCTCCCTGACCAGTTTTCATGCCGCCTTCTCATCATTATGGGAGGAATGTCCAGAACATGTTGATGTATCTCTAAATCCTTAGAAATTGCTAGTTACCCTTCTTCTGATAGTTTCTTATTGATAATGAGATTCCTCATTCCGCTTTGAGTTTTGACAAGGAAACCCTCATGAAAAGCCACCCAAAACCACTGAACTTTATTTGGAGTTAATCAAGGGCATTTTATATGACAGCAGATGTGTAAGGACTCCTGTTTAATGTTATGAGTCTGGTGGTTCGTTCTGAGTGTGCACACTTAGGCAACCACAGTAGTTTAGTGTATGTTGCCCTCTTTCAATTAAGTGCATATGATGCATTAAAGTTGAAACCAATTCTGAAATTATCTTGgtctattttcttttattttaaaaccccaTAAATTCACTATTTGAATAGACCTATTTTATCCAAAGTTTGTTCACTGTTACAGCTTTTAACTGAGCTCCCGTTTCGTTTAACAGACTTCGGGCTTCCGCTACCCCCGACCAGCCTCTGTGCCTCCGTCCCCGGCTCTGTCCCGCCACTCCTCCCCACACCACAGTGAGGTCGAAGACAACGAGGAGGACGAGCGCTACGACGAGGATCTGGAGGCCGAAAAGGACAGAGCGAACATCCGCCAGCCCTACAACATGCCAGTTAAAGGCAAAGCCGTCCTCAGAGACAACGGGAGCGGCGCGGACGAGGCGGCCGTGAAAAACTGATGCGCACACACCCGCATGCATTACAATACATGCTGAACCTCACTAGTGAATCTTTATCTGTTGCAATCATTAGTCGTCCTTGCACTACAAACTTAACAAGATAGGTGCAGTTGTGTTCTTGTGTGTGATGAATTTAGTGGTGGCTTTCTGTGGCAAATAAAACGCAGCACTGTCTGTATTTTCCTAACCAAGGCATACCTCAGAACCTTAAAGTTGTCAGCCAGTTTTGAAATTGTTTCAAATACACCAGCACTGCAGACATTAGTAGGCTAGAAACATGAAAACAGGAACCAGTGAACTAAAGTAATAGCCAAGTCCTGTATTTCTGGATTTAGTAGAGAGCTAACCGTGAATAATTTAGGTCTATAGTAGATACGATAACAGAATAATTAACAGAACAGTTTTATACTCGAGGGTCAAagtgaggagaaaaagaacagcATAAACTACCCTTTTATTTCACAAACTTGTATTTATACGTTCAAAGCAAACCGACTCTCCTTTGTTGTAGCTTTCTTTAGAGAGCTCACTGACAAAACCTCTCCTCGAGCTCGGCGTCACGTGTGTTTTTCATCTTGTTTTCGGTTTTTTGTTGCCCTATTGCATCAGCTTTCTGATGATTACTGATGAGCAACATTTCATATCCATTTTACTGTTGACACATGCACTTATGTGGAGATAGTTTATCTTGTTCACGGAAGTACTTATTTGTGAAAGAGAAAAGAAGGGAAGAAGAATTGTGCTTTATGGGGGATGCAAAATGAAGGTTGGATGATGGTTTTACCAGGGGTGTCCTGTCACTGTCACTCCTCTGTGTGAGTTGCATCCTTTGCTCCAGTGTTGCACCAGATGAacttaataaaattaaaagatctATATCTGTTAGTATTTTACAAATGATTTCGGTCTCTTGTTTTATTCCAAGAATCCAAGGGTCGGCAAGCTTACAATGCTGAGTAACGCACTAATGTAGAGATCCATCATACATGCAGCGTATCCACCCTGAGCTCTTGGATCTGTATCTAATGTATGTGGGATTTGGTTGGGGATCTTCATCCTACATCGCAAGTAGTCCTCTATGGTTTTCATCCACTTTCAGCACAAGTAAACTCTGCTGCCGTAACCTCTGCAAACTGAGATGCAACAAAAGGTTGGtctcaaattttaaaaaaaagaaatgttgcaaactttattaaagCCAGTTAGATCTCAGTAGAACGTGGTATAGTTTCATGTACaaaacagaccaaaagtttggacacaccttctcattcaaagagttgtctatattttcatgactatgaatattgtagcttcacactgaagggatcaaaactatgaattaacacatgtggaattatatactgaacaaaaaagtgtgaaacaactgaaaatatgtcttatattctaggttcttcaaagcagccaccttttgctttgattactgcttcacactctcttggcattctgttgatgagcttcaagaggtagtcacctgaaatggttttccaacagtcttgaaggagttcccagagatgcttagcacttgttggcccttttgccttcactctgcggtccagctcaccccaaaccatctcaattgggttcaggtccggtgactgtagagaccaggtcatctggcgcagcaccccatcactctccttcttggtcaaatagcccttacacagcctggaggtgtgtttggagtcattgtcctgttgaaaaataaatgatggtccaactaaatgcaaaccggatggaatagcatgccgctgcaagatgctgtggtagccatgctggttcagcatgccttcaattttgaataaatccccaacagtgtcaccagcaaagcacctccacaccatcacacctcctcctccatgcttcacggtgggaaccaggcatgtagagtccatccgttcacctcttctgcgaggcacaaagacacggtggttggaaccaaagatctccaacttggactcatcagaccaaagcacagattttcactggtctaatgtccattccttgtgttctttagcccaaacaagtctcttctgcttgttgcctgtcctcagcagtggtttcctagcagctattttaccatgaaggcctgattcacacagtctcctcttaagttgttctagagatgtgtctgctgctagaactctgtgtggcattgacctgttctctaatctgagctgctgttaacctgcgatttctgaggctggtgactcggatgaacttatcgtccgcagcagaggtgactcttggtcttcctttcctggggcggtcctcatgtgagccagtttctttgtagcgcttgatggtttttacgACTACACTtcgggacactttcaaagttttcccaattgttccgactgactgaccttcatttcttaaagtaatgatggccacttgtttttctttacttagctgtattttcttgccataatacaaattctaacagtctattcagtaggactatcagctgtgtactgtatccacctcctgcacaacacaactgatggtcccaaccccatttataaggcttgaaatcccacttattaaacctgacagggcacacctgtgaagtgaaaaccatttcaggtgacgacctcttgaagctcatcaacagaataccaagagtgtgtggagcagtaatcaaagcaaaaggtggctactttgaagaacctagaataaaatacatattttcagttgtttcacactttttgttcagtatataattctacatgtgttaattcatcgttttgatgccttcagtgtgaagctacaatattcatagtcatgaaaataaagacaactctttgaatgagaaggtgtgtccaaacttt is a genomic window of Girardinichthys multiradiatus isolate DD_20200921_A chromosome X, DD_fGirMul_XY1, whole genome shotgun sequence containing:
- the LOC124862302 gene encoding glycogen [starch] synthase, muscle-like produces the protein MPLARSLSVTSLSGLEEWDEEFELEDAVLFEIAWEVANKVGGIYTVIQTKARMTAEEWGENYFLVGPYVESNVRTQVELIEPTNPVLKRTIDKMNSSGCKVYFGRWLIEGSLYVVLIDVSFTAWSLDRWKSELWKLCAIGVPWFDREANDAVLFGFLTAWLLGEYAAQSEEPPHIVAHFHEWLAGLGLVLCRQRQLPVATIFTTHATLLGRYLCAGNVDFYNNLAEFNVDKEEGDRQIYHRYCLERAAAHCTHVFTTVSQITAIEAEHLLKRKPDIVTPNGLNVKKFSAMHEFQNLHAQSKNRIQEFVRGHFYGNLDFNLDKCLFLFIAGRYEFSNKGADIFLEALARLNYLLRVNHSDVTVIAFFIMPARTNNFNVETLKGQAVRKPLWDTAQTVKHRFGKKLYESLLIGQLPDVSKMLDKEDFTIMKRAIFATQRQCQPPVCTHNMLEDSSDPILNCVRRIGLFNSSADRIKIIFHPEFLSSTSPLLPMDFEEFVRGCHLGVFPSYYEPWGYTPAECTVMGIPSISTNLSGFGCFMEEHIADPSAYGIYILDQRYKDVDESCNQLTSFLFQFCKQSRRQRIIQRNCTERLSDLLDWRYLGRYYIAARHMALAKAFPDTYIYEPHEPSPTSGFRYPRPASVPPSPALSRHSSPHHSEVEDNEEDERYDEDLEAEKDRANIRQPYNMPVKGKAVLRDNGSGADEAAVKN